A window of the Alnus glutinosa chromosome 4, dhAlnGlut1.1, whole genome shotgun sequence genome harbors these coding sequences:
- the LOC133865676 gene encoding uncharacterized mitochondrial protein AtMg00810-like produces the protein MAYVIKGDEEKVLKLKKALYGLKQAPRAWNSRIDNYFQKNGFTKCNNPSMFEDFKKAMTQEFEMTDIGLMSYYLGIEVKQMERGIFISQGSFAREMLKKFKMNNCKHVSTPVECGIKLSKHEEGERVDPKIFKSLVGSLRYLTCTRPDILYGVRLVSRYMESPTTTHFKAAKRILRYVKGTIDFGLLYSSSNEFKLVGYSDSDWGGDVDDRKSTTGFVFYLGSSAFTWSSKKQPIVTLSTCEAEYFAATSSVCHAIWLRKLLKELHMPQEDATEIFVDNKSAIALAKNPVFHDRSKHIDTRYHFIRECIVKKEVQLKFVKTHDQVADIFTKLLKNEIFSKLRALLGVTGN, from the exons ATGGCCTATGTCATCAAAGGGGATGAGGAGAAAGTCTTGAAGTTGAAAAAGGCGTtgtatggcttaaaacaagcacCAAGGGCATGGAATAGTAGAATTGATAACTACTTTCAAAAGAATGGCTTCACCAAAT GCAACAATCCAAGTATGTTCGAGGATTTCAAGAAAGCAATGACTCAAGAATTCGAAATGACAGATATTGGTCTCATGTCCTATTATCTTGGAATTGAAGTAAAGCAAATGGAGAGaggaatttttatttctcaagGAAGTTTCGcaagggaaatgctaaaaaagTTCAAGATGAACAATTGCAAACATGTTAGCACTCCGGTAGAATGTGGGATTAAATTGTCAAAGCatgaagaaggagaaagggTGGATCCAAAAATCTTCAAGAGTTTAGTTGGAAGTTTGAGATATTTGACATGCACAAGGCCGGATATTCTCTATGGAGTTAGGCTTGTTAGTCGCTATATGGAATCACCTACTACAACTCATTTCAAGGCGGCTAAAAGAATTCTTCGCTATGTCAAAGGTACAATTGATTTTGGTCTACTTTATTCATCCTCTAATGAATTTAAACTTGTGGGTTACAGTGATAGTGATTGGGGTGGAGATgtagatgatagaaagagcacaactggatttgttttttatttggggaGTTCGGCATTTACTTGGAGTTCTAAAAAGCAACCAATTGTGACACTTTCAACATGTGAAGCTGAATATTTTGCCGCTACATCAAGTGTTTGTCATGCAATTTGGTTGAGGAAATTGTTGAAAGAGCTACACATGCCACAAGAGGATGCTAcggaaatttttgttgacaacaAGTCGGCAATTGCATTGGCGAAAAATCCGGTATTCCATGATCGGAGCAAACACATCGACACAAGGTATCATTTTATTAGAGAGTGCATTGTCAAGAAGGAGGTACAACTCAAGTTTGTGAAGACTCACGATCAAGTtgcggatatttttacaaagctcctaaagaatgagatttttagcAAGCTACGAGCATTACTTGGAGTCACTGgaaattaa